From a region of the Lysinibacillus irui genome:
- a CDS encoding DNA primase, which translates to MAKISQESVERVKAVTLVDLAQALGLPTKRVGKQLFIPCPNPSHSESKLDTCCIEINKNIFNCFHCADVKGNNAIALFSWHQFGQREGKFKESVLGIAQLMDIEVKDERGVIMKSGSNTYMPSVKIISQELESQPIQVVDAFYRALLKLCPLRKEHVDELMGKRRYSIEEINLHMFRSVPSLEEWINIYAHLKSLKYPFERIPGLSQIFQPDYFDSRIPRELGEAGVFTDSKGKKHNGHWFYVLSAANGYFIPVFNEDGYIVRLRVRKDSGSPKYVWFSSTHNIEIENTITKARRNGVSSGAPITIEVPPDYLKVWERGINVTNLFQTRTLLVTEGEHKAKISAKTFNVFAAGLPGAGNFNELLKLIRKWNIQKLIIAYDMDTLQRSDDSEESVKKQATLMEIVNRFAIEVAKLGVHSVIWTWNLKDGKGLDDLVHNRKLPIEFNLTTKSQRAVTLDTVHKL; encoded by the coding sequence ATGGCAAAAATCAGTCAAGAAAGTGTGGAAAGAGTCAAAGCAGTAACACTCGTTGACCTAGCACAAGCATTAGGCTTACCAACAAAAAGGGTAGGAAAACAACTTTTTATTCCATGTCCTAACCCTTCTCATAGTGAGTCAAAGCTTGATACATGTTGTATCGAGATAAACAAGAACATCTTTAATTGTTTCCATTGTGCTGATGTAAAGGGAAATAATGCAATTGCATTATTCTCTTGGCACCAATTCGGTCAAAGAGAAGGTAAATTTAAAGAGTCTGTATTAGGTATTGCTCAACTCATGGATATTGAAGTGAAAGATGAACGTGGGGTTATTATGAAGTCAGGTAGCAATACTTATATGCCTTCAGTAAAGATTATCTCACAAGAACTCGAGTCTCAACCTATTCAAGTTGTTGATGCTTTTTATCGTGCATTATTAAAATTGTGTCCTCTAAGAAAAGAACATGTAGATGAATTAATGGGAAAGCGAAGATACTCTATCGAAGAAATTAATCTTCACATGTTTAGATCTGTCCCTTCTTTAGAAGAGTGGATTAATATCTATGCCCATTTGAAATCATTAAAATATCCTTTCGAACGTATTCCGGGATTATCTCAAATCTTCCAACCTGATTATTTTGATTCTAGAATACCTAGAGAGCTTGGTGAAGCAGGGGTATTTACAGATTCTAAAGGGAAAAAGCACAATGGCCACTGGTTCTATGTATTGAGTGCAGCAAATGGATACTTTATCCCTGTTTTCAATGAAGACGGTTATATTGTTCGCCTACGTGTACGAAAAGATAGTGGAAGTCCTAAATATGTATGGTTTTCCTCTACTCATAATATTGAAATCGAGAACACGATTACAAAAGCAAGAAGAAATGGTGTTTCTAGTGGAGCCCCTATAACAATAGAGGTACCACCGGATTACTTAAAAGTTTGGGAGAGGGGAATCAATGTTACAAACCTATTCCAAACAAGAACTTTATTAGTTACAGAAGGAGAGCACAAGGCCAAAATTAGTGCAAAGACTTTTAACGTATTTGCAGCTGGCTTACCAGGTGCAGGTAATTTTAATGAACTCCTTAAGCTAATCCGTAAATGGAACATCCAAAAGCTAATAATTGCTTATGATATGGATACTTTGCAACGTAGCGATGATTCAGAGGAAAGCGTGAAAAAGCAAGCCACTCTTATGGAGATTGTTAATCGATTTGCAATTGAAGTAGCAAAGTTAGGTGTTCATTCTGTTATATGGACATGGAACCTAAAAGACGGTAAAGGATTAGATGACCTTGTTCATAATCGCAAATTACCAATAGAGTTTAATTTAACAACGAAAAGTCAGAGAGCTGTAACACTCGATACAGTTCATAAATTATAA
- a CDS encoding G5 and 3D domain-containing protein yields MKNSFIRSLKTKQRVVIISSLVLFISIVSFVLYQDTKKIVKLNANGETIEVVTHANTVKQLLLEKNIEVAKHDQVAPSLNTKIVNGLTISWKQAKEVTISVNGNQSKVWTTKKYVKDILKDANIEVSERDTLVQSLESEIGTDNRIDIQKAFQVSLIDGFKKSTVWSTATTVANFLEQQGVQLNEFDRVESDLEDILTPRSTITVVRVEKDINVVKDTLDFAVEKKQDATLQKGREEVVNEGEKGTISRTYEIVKENGHVVATYLQSEKVLKEPKNQLIAVGTKTEEKEVRAATISSGPSESSESIKPDNNSEFYVTATAYTAYCKGCSGTTATGINLRSGSVPGLKVIAVDPSVIKLGSKVWVEGYGLAVAEDTGGAIKGNKIDIFVQSETEARNWGVKKVRIKVFE; encoded by the coding sequence ATGAAAAACTCATTCATTAGATCATTAAAAACTAAGCAAAGAGTAGTAATTATTAGTTCACTTGTCCTGTTTATATCTATAGTTTCATTTGTCCTTTATCAAGATACTAAAAAAATCGTTAAGCTCAATGCTAACGGTGAAACTATTGAAGTAGTAACACATGCCAATACTGTAAAACAATTATTATTAGAAAAAAATATAGAAGTAGCAAAACATGACCAAGTAGCACCTTCTCTAAATACCAAAATTGTTAATGGTTTAACAATTTCATGGAAACAGGCCAAGGAAGTAACTATCTCTGTTAATGGAAATCAGTCAAAAGTTTGGACAACAAAAAAATATGTCAAAGACATATTAAAAGACGCAAATATTGAGGTTTCGGAGCGGGATACTTTAGTACAGAGTCTTGAGTCAGAAATTGGAACTGATAACAGAATTGATATTCAAAAAGCATTCCAAGTATCACTAATCGATGGTTTTAAGAAAAGTACCGTCTGGTCAACTGCAACTACGGTCGCTAATTTTTTAGAACAACAAGGAGTGCAATTAAACGAATTCGACCGTGTTGAAAGTGACTTAGAGGACATTCTTACTCCAAGAAGTACTATCACAGTTGTTCGCGTAGAAAAGGATATTAATGTAGTGAAAGACACATTAGATTTTGCAGTTGAAAAAAAGCAAGATGCTACATTACAAAAGGGAAGAGAAGAGGTAGTAAATGAGGGCGAGAAAGGTACTATTTCTCGGACTTATGAAATTGTGAAAGAAAATGGCCATGTTGTAGCTACATATCTTCAATCCGAGAAAGTTTTAAAAGAACCTAAAAATCAATTGATTGCAGTAGGTACTAAAACAGAAGAGAAAGAGGTAAGAGCAGCCACAATATCAAGTGGACCAAGTGAATCAAGTGAATCAATAAAACCAGATAACAATAGTGAATTTTATGTAACCGCAACAGCCTATACCGCATATTGTAAGGGCTGTTCAGGAACAACCGCCACTGGAATTAATTTACGCTCAGGCTCTGTTCCTGGATTGAAAGTAATTGCGGTGGATCCATCCGTTATTAAGCTGGGTTCAAAAGTTTGGGTTGAAGGCTATGGATTAGCTGTTGCTGAGGATACCGGTGGAGCAATTAAAGGGAATAAGATAGACATTTTTGTACAATCTGAAACCGAAGCAAGGAATTGGGGAGTTAAGAAAGTTCGCATAAAAGTATTTGAATGA
- a CDS encoding DNA-methyltransferase, with protein sequence MSNSQTLKNRIADVLRRLGRPASLQEISNEIIDKPSSTVRGRIYDNMDMFKRVARGVYWLTDEQAGVLLIEGDGRDLSMFDDASIDAIINDHAWYDPLSNSGGSRKFDNTYPTFCYELEDFREKARVLKNGSFCIEFLPSENANNWKYIYSIKEMAEQCGLTYYSKVTWIKGTFVSNTGRKSKNSEDILFLVKGPKARSLRLDKKKMKQSSEVCFMSGTSQMLPTMFNVQSVPLKDRIHQAEKPVELYKQLIEMVTKPGEIILDQGAGSGNLGIAALQTNRFACLIEIVKENITKIQRNIEEATSSLLSNNLSFANN encoded by the coding sequence ATGTCTAACTCTCAAACTTTAAAAAACCGGATTGCAGATGTTTTAAGAAGATTAGGAAGACCTGCAAGCCTTCAAGAAATAAGCAATGAAATTATAGATAAACCTAGTAGCACAGTTCGAGGCAGGATTTATGACAATATGGATATGTTTAAACGTGTAGCTAGAGGAGTTTATTGGCTTACTGATGAACAAGCTGGCGTTTTGCTTATTGAAGGCGATGGCAGGGATTTATCAATGTTTGACGATGCGTCCATCGATGCTATTATCAATGATCATGCATGGTATGACCCCTTATCAAATTCAGGAGGATCTAGAAAATTTGATAATACCTATCCAACCTTTTGCTATGAGTTAGAGGACTTTAGAGAAAAGGCAAGGGTATTAAAAAATGGATCTTTTTGCATTGAATTTTTACCCTCAGAAAACGCCAATAATTGGAAATATATATATTCTATAAAAGAAATGGCCGAACAATGTGGATTAACATATTACTCCAAAGTAACTTGGATTAAGGGAACATTCGTTTCGAACACTGGAAGAAAAAGTAAAAATAGTGAGGACATCCTTTTCCTAGTAAAAGGACCGAAAGCAAGAAGCTTACGTTTAGATAAAAAGAAAATGAAGCAATCAAGCGAAGTTTGCTTTATGTCAGGGACTTCACAAATGCTACCTACTATGTTTAATGTTCAGTCTGTTCCACTAAAAGACCGCATACATCAAGCAGAGAAGCCAGTAGAGCTATATAAACAGTTGATAGAAATGGTTACAAAACCAGGTGAAATTATTCTAGATCAAGGTGCAGGAAGCGGGAACTTAGGTATTGCAGCGTTACAAACTAATCGTTTTGCCTGCTTAATTGAAATAGTAAAAGAGAACATTACGAAGATTCAAAGAAATATTGAGGAAGCAACGTCATCATTGTTGAGTAATAACCTCAGCTTTGCTAATAACTAA
- a CDS encoding DNA cytosine methyltransferase, whose translation MISKWLKKRKAKLSSRGIYIQDKELTQSNFKIGQNFKYLVDLNKKQIRIVPCEEQTNNIVSKRELKDGYKPVLDIRDKKALNAFQGADYLEVLILENEILVKGIKERKIKKSSIFKFFDFKKSTNTFNISIDKEELVSVVGGHDFTVSFNQTNGIEGYKLPENLPLLLRAISLFSGCGAMDIPFTQNGIEVVCAVEKNSEAAETYRYNHGNHIHVADITQIDKSIFMKCHAPIMFGGTPCQGFSNANRRLSFLENPNNLLVREFISSVKANKYAQIFVIENVPQILTAGKGQFLQEIKDELKDFHITHGVLNSMDFGDAQDRSRAFLIGSKIGPISLPKPHIKEPRTVYEAFEGLDTMVPNQEDFTISKKGTIERMKCIPQGGNWQDLPDHLKTKSMFKGSTQSNVYKRLKWDEPSCTIVNPRKCLLTHPEENRILTVRECARLFSIPDDFVFKGSLESKQQQIANSTPVLMVSAVVQKVKEAIVSFNALINRRTFSLV comes from the coding sequence ATGATTTCAAAATGGTTAAAGAAACGTAAAGCTAAACTATCTAGCCGCGGGATTTACATTCAGGATAAGGAATTAACTCAGTCTAATTTTAAAATTGGACAAAACTTTAAATATTTAGTTGATCTAAACAAAAAACAGATACGAATTGTTCCGTGCGAAGAACAAACCAATAATATCGTTTCTAAACGTGAGTTAAAAGATGGCTATAAACCAGTACTTGATATACGTGATAAAAAGGCCCTTAATGCATTTCAAGGCGCTGATTATTTAGAAGTGCTCATTTTAGAAAATGAGATCCTTGTAAAAGGAATTAAAGAGCGTAAGATTAAAAAATCATCTATATTTAAATTTTTTGATTTTAAAAAATCTACTAATACATTTAATATTTCCATTGATAAAGAAGAACTGGTTTCAGTAGTAGGTGGCCATGACTTTACGGTTTCATTTAATCAAACAAATGGAATAGAAGGTTATAAGCTGCCCGAAAATTTACCGCTTCTTCTGCGAGCTATCAGCCTGTTCAGTGGCTGTGGTGCCATGGATATTCCATTCACTCAAAATGGTATTGAAGTTGTATGTGCGGTAGAGAAAAATAGTGAAGCAGCTGAAACTTATCGATACAATCACGGTAATCATATTCATGTAGCTGATATAACACAAATCGATAAATCTATATTTATGAAATGTCATGCTCCTATCATGTTTGGTGGTACTCCGTGCCAGGGATTCTCAAATGCAAATAGACGTTTGAGCTTTTTAGAAAATCCAAATAACTTACTTGTTCGTGAGTTTATTAGTTCTGTGAAAGCTAATAAGTATGCTCAAATCTTTGTCATAGAGAATGTTCCCCAAATTTTAACCGCTGGGAAAGGGCAGTTCTTACAAGAAATTAAAGATGAGCTTAAAGATTTTCATATTACCCATGGTGTTCTTAACAGCATGGATTTTGGCGATGCACAAGACCGCTCACGGGCTTTTCTTATAGGATCTAAGATTGGTCCAATTTCATTGCCAAAACCTCATATAAAAGAACCGAGAACGGTTTATGAAGCGTTTGAAGGGTTGGATACAATGGTACCAAACCAAGAAGATTTTACAATCTCGAAAAAGGGCACCATTGAGAGAATGAAATGTATCCCTCAGGGAGGAAATTGGCAGGATTTGCCCGATCACTTAAAAACAAAAAGCATGTTTAAAGGAAGTACTCAAAGCAATGTCTATAAGCGTTTAAAATGGGACGAGCCTTCATGTACAATTGTAAATCCAAGAAAATGCTTACTTACTCATCCCGAAGAGAATAGGATCCTAACTGTCCGAGAATGTGCGCGTCTATTTTCAATTCCAGATGATTTTGTATTCAAGGGGAGTCTAGAATCAAAGCAGCAGCAAATTGCTAATTCAACACCAGTACTGATGGTAAGTGCAGTTGTTCAAAAAGTGAAAGAAGCTATCGTTTCCTTTAATGCATTAATTAACCGACGAACATTTTCGCTTGTATAA
- a CDS encoding AbrB/MazE/SpoVT family DNA-binding domain-containing protein, with amino-acid sequence MYKASLTSKGQLTIPKEIRDFLELDTGDEVVFTVTDIDNKTIFFEKVEKKELCPACNGTGEFIENNLPCFLCDQAKYITKDKQIINPQLLYTLAKNKVTLTMKTQEPVSGKGIKMYEIPRITLSSIVYPETVLNKIQDLLQMELLKEYSPKNLYNPLDVFDSNLNNILELFITQKGKEEVKAWFWGTKRKNI; translated from the coding sequence ATGTATAAGGCTTCGCTAACAAGTAAGGGGCAATTGACTATACCAAAAGAAATTAGAGATTTTTTAGAGCTTGATACGGGAGATGAGGTAGTATTTACAGTTACAGATATTGATAATAAGACTATATTCTTTGAAAAAGTAGAAAAAAAAGAGCTATGTCCAGCCTGTAATGGAACAGGTGAATTTATTGAAAATAATTTACCTTGTTTCTTATGCGATCAAGCAAAATATATAACTAAAGACAAGCAAATCATTAACCCTCAATTGCTATATACATTAGCCAAAAATAAGGTGACTTTAACCATGAAAACACAGGAGCCCGTTAGTGGTAAGGGTATTAAGATGTATGAGATACCTAGAATTACTTTATCCAGTATTGTATATCCAGAGACAGTACTAAATAAAATACAAGATTTACTTCAAATGGAACTATTAAAAGAGTATTCGCCAAAAAATTTATACAATCCACTTGATGTTTTTGATTCAAATTTAAATAACATTTTAGAACTTTTTATAACCCAAAAAGGAAAAGAAGAAGTAAAAGCATGGTTTTGGGGAACGAAAAGGAAAAATATTTAA
- a CDS encoding type II toxin-antitoxin system PemK/MazF family toxin: MKNRSYFNDQLKKDIITNKVKCEGKHVEEEPKLLLEISERQYQLNKVFNTLSVQDGIRWIYGYANYVNVLAKKPRISNFHYRTYPVGTVVMLDFFGGFDKELIYDHPAIVLHSSIEGLIIAPITSNSKVYTNAVNVSTHVRLNRKARPYGNLPKDSTIKLEQLRFVSKYRVLSQIGRVTDKPKQNEIQEALSNLLAEFVTKQRDKKIQDLEQEKTVLEGKNTILEDENQRLDTLNATLTEELSIKEVEKQEFEDKIKILEEKNKQLIKELNEMKGVKK, encoded by the coding sequence ATGAAAAATCGTTCGTATTTTAATGACCAACTAAAAAAAGATATTATAACTAACAAAGTAAAGTGCGAAGGTAAGCATGTTGAAGAAGAGCCAAAGCTACTGTTAGAGATATCAGAAAGACAATATCAATTAAACAAAGTATTTAATACTTTATCCGTACAAGATGGAATTAGATGGATTTATGGATATGCAAATTATGTAAATGTTCTGGCGAAAAAGCCTAGAATTTCAAACTTCCATTATCGTACTTACCCTGTAGGAACTGTTGTGATGCTAGATTTTTTTGGAGGGTTTGATAAGGAGTTAATCTACGATCATCCAGCTATTGTTCTTCATAGTTCTATAGAAGGGTTGATCATTGCTCCTATTACATCAAACTCAAAGGTTTATACAAATGCAGTTAACGTTAGTACGCACGTTCGTCTTAATCGCAAAGCTCGTCCATACGGAAACTTACCTAAAGATTCTACAATTAAGTTAGAGCAATTAAGATTTGTTTCTAAATATCGTGTATTATCACAAATTGGAAGAGTCACAGATAAGCCAAAGCAAAATGAAATCCAAGAAGCTTTAAGTAATTTATTAGCCGAATTTGTAACTAAGCAGCGTGATAAAAAAATTCAAGATTTAGAACAAGAAAAGACTGTCCTGGAAGGGAAGAATACAATACTTGAAGATGAAAATCAAAGGTTAGATACATTGAATGCTACCTTAACTGAAGAATTAAGTATTAAAGAAGTTGAAAAACAAGAATTTGAAGACAAAATAAAAATTCTTGAGGAAAAAAATAAGCAACTTATCAAGGAATTAAATGAAATGAAAGGAGTAAAAAAATAA
- the ssb gene encoding single-stranded DNA-binding protein produces the protein MINRVVLVGRLTKDPELRYTPNGIACTRFTVAVNRTFSNQQGEREADFISCIAWRKQAENLANFMRKGNLIGVEGRIQTGSFEGQDGKRVYTTDIVADSVQFLEPRNNNSGQSNLQTQGNSQPGQPQQQFGGTSEQGSYSGYSNQQNQPPMNQPNYTRVDEDPFANSKGPIEVSEDDLPF, from the coding sequence ATGATAAATCGTGTCGTATTAGTCGGAAGACTAACTAAAGATCCTGAACTACGTTATACACCCAATGGAATTGCATGTACTAGATTTACAGTCGCTGTGAATCGTACATTTTCAAATCAACAAGGTGAGCGTGAAGCGGATTTCATCAGCTGTATAGCATGGCGTAAGCAAGCTGAGAATCTTGCCAACTTTATGAGAAAAGGCAATTTAATTGGTGTAGAGGGTCGTATTCAAACTGGTAGTTTTGAAGGCCAAGATGGAAAGCGCGTATACACTACTGATATTGTAGCGGATAGTGTACAGTTTTTAGAGCCTCGTAATAACAACAGCGGGCAAAGTAATTTACAAACCCAAGGAAACAGTCAGCCTGGGCAACCGCAACAGCAATTTGGCGGAACTAGTGAACAGGGCTCTTATAGTGGTTATAGTAATCAGCAAAATCAACCACCAATGAATCAACCAAACTATACGCGAGTAGATGAAGATCCATTTGCCAATAGTAAAGGACCGATTGAAGTGTCTGAAGATGATTTACCTTTTTGA
- the dnaN gene encoding DNA polymerase III subunit beta — MEINVTKSILLKELAVASKFRGKEIKGGGITEGSPYIALSASENGLTIRSTDKQVYYQNILPLEIVGEEDLEQVHVVKVPGQATLTHKFEEVLRKFPSETVNIKVTGEKLILTSDGVNAEVATIEYDFPAPPSGKEGESINSPKSFFENIISTTGFAAGESDSRPILKGINIKGDGKTFTAVATDSHRLSKYEAEQSIIIDNITIPSKPFASVLETLNGDEKVKLTPLENYVKLVQEDRIVFILLLDGVFPDTTKLVNIGDTNTSSHLKINAKELINAIDRAIPFAKNDKGRPMVHLEMIENSVKIFSNAEDGSMTSTISLIEASEKVLSEKIVLNAKYMIDAIKSHSSKEVTIVIESKQKPVYIISKDTSNTQLVLPIKY, encoded by the coding sequence ATGGAGATTAACGTAACGAAATCAATTTTACTAAAAGAGTTAGCAGTTGCTAGCAAATTCCGTGGAAAAGAAATAAAAGGTGGGGGAATTACTGAAGGTAGTCCGTATATTGCCCTTAGCGCTTCAGAAAATGGGTTAACAATTCGTTCAACTGACAAGCAAGTTTACTATCAAAATATACTGCCTTTAGAAATAGTTGGAGAAGAAGATCTTGAACAAGTACATGTTGTAAAAGTACCTGGCCAAGCAACTCTTACTCATAAATTTGAAGAGGTGCTACGTAAATTCCCTTCAGAAACAGTAAATATTAAAGTAACAGGGGAAAAATTAATTCTTACTTCTGATGGTGTAAATGCAGAAGTAGCGACTATAGAGTATGATTTCCCTGCACCCCCATCTGGGAAGGAAGGGGAATCGATTAATTCACCTAAGTCATTTTTTGAAAATATCATCTCTACTACTGGGTTTGCAGCTGGTGAAAGTGATTCTCGTCCAATCTTAAAAGGCATTAACATTAAGGGAGACGGAAAAACTTTTACAGCTGTAGCAACAGATAGTCATAGATTAAGTAAATATGAAGCCGAACAGTCAATCATTATTGACAATATTACAATCCCATCAAAGCCATTTGCGAGTGTATTAGAGACTTTAAATGGAGATGAAAAAGTTAAATTAACACCTTTAGAAAACTACGTTAAATTAGTACAAGAAGATAGAATTGTATTCATACTTTTACTTGACGGTGTTTTTCCTGATACTACAAAATTAGTTAACATAGGAGATACAAATACATCTTCACATCTTAAGATCAATGCAAAAGAACTTATAAACGCTATTGACCGAGCTATTCCATTTGCTAAAAATGATAAAGGCCGACCAATGGTTCATCTTGAAATGATTGAAAACAGCGTTAAGATTTTCTCTAATGCTGAAGACGGTTCCATGACTTCTACAATTTCACTTATAGAAGCAAGTGAAAAAGTCTTATCAGAGAAGATTGTCTTGAATGCTAAGTATATGATTGATGCAATCAAATCACATAGCAGTAAGGAAGTGACTATTGTTATTGAGTCCAAACAAAAACCTGTTTATATTATTAGTAAAGATACAAGCAACACTCAACTAGTACTTCCAATAAAATACTAA
- a CDS encoding putative holin-like toxin: MTTFETLTLMISFSSLVVLILSLSFTFTKKK; the protein is encoded by the coding sequence ATGACAACATTCGAAACATTGACCCTAATGATCTCGTTTTCTTCATTAGTTGTGTTAATTCTTTCATTGTCATTTACTTTTACTAAAAAAAAGTAA
- a CDS encoding 5'-3' exonuclease, whose product MRQISIFDDYYAEEKISTPSRTNWLLIDGNNLMNRAYYATANNTMTAPDGTPTNGVTQFLKMSLNYQKQINANIVVFFDKGKGFRKKLYPPYKEGRNETPELLTQQFPVIREVLTAAGIPYFWNEDLEADDLIGAACNSLSGHKYILSNDKDLLQLVREDVTVVVRKNKVDVMVTPQQFSLDWEGLNPHQIVDVKALAGDDSDNITGVMGIGNKGAINIIKHFGCVEKIVMPFPKEIKRYEKKFEGSGMSDALFAKKLTTLKVDTPLQIKEYEINESGLINICEIYAMKSIINMIMYY is encoded by the coding sequence ATGAGACAAATCTCTATATTTGATGATTATTACGCAGAGGAAAAAATAAGTACTCCCAGTAGAACAAATTGGCTATTAATAGACGGTAACAATTTAATGAATCGAGCATACTACGCAACTGCAAATAATACTATGACGGCACCTGATGGGACTCCGACAAATGGTGTTACACAGTTTTTGAAGATGTCATTGAATTACCAAAAACAAATTAATGCTAATATTGTAGTTTTCTTTGATAAAGGTAAGGGATTTCGCAAAAAATTATATCCTCCTTATAAGGAAGGACGCAATGAAACGCCAGAGTTATTGACGCAGCAGTTTCCGGTTATAAGAGAAGTATTAACTGCAGCTGGTATTCCGTATTTTTGGAACGAGGATTTAGAGGCAGATGATCTTATAGGCGCAGCTTGTAATTCGTTAAGCGGCCATAAATATATTCTTTCAAACGATAAGGACTTACTTCAATTAGTTCGAGAAGATGTTACCGTTGTTGTAAGAAAGAATAAGGTCGATGTAATGGTTACACCCCAACAATTTTCATTAGATTGGGAAGGTTTAAATCCACATCAAATAGTAGATGTTAAAGCACTTGCTGGAGATGATTCCGATAATATAACCGGTGTCATGGGTATTGGAAACAAAGGAGCAATCAACATTATTAAACATTTTGGGTGTGTAGAAAAAATTGTTATGCCTTTTCCAAAGGAAATAAAAAGGTATGAGAAGAAATTTGAAGGCAGCGGTATGAGCGATGCTTTGTTTGCAAAAAAATTAACTACCTTGAAGGTAGATACACCGCTTCAAATAAAAGAATATGAGATTAACGAATCAGGGCTTATTAACATTTGTGAGATATACGCAATGAAGTCGATTATTAATATGATTATGTATTACTAA
- a CDS encoding DUF4121 family protein — translation MNTINELKIFNESYDEQYGVNEMDLKKIESLVLHIEGSRDITTPQVGDIVQFTNSYGEYHAYAHIENVCKDQLYICEKPYVPFIEANQHTNKIKTSTSGGAWFFIPSNIRYVGTARKSFKTWGHNGPCANGAVQFTAEVSVWEYTKGEHKFTTKTHDKFLVHNREHDKETDYNYLISKGGQRHTAFKTKEEYQHWLKTFNGVEAAENNFNSIVVWTYKQVNTSIPLEEYLALRNANIDTVLWNGKHYECKRVVEGTTVTTYMPYMNDRIEINKI, via the coding sequence ATGAACACAATTAATGAATTAAAAATTTTTAACGAAAGCTACGACGAACAATACGGTGTTAATGAAATGGATCTAAAAAAAATAGAATCTCTTGTGCTACATATCGAGGGTAGTAGAGATATTACAACACCTCAAGTAGGAGATATAGTGCAGTTTACAAACAGTTACGGTGAATATCATGCTTATGCACATATTGAGAATGTATGTAAGGATCAACTATATATTTGTGAGAAGCCCTATGTTCCATTTATTGAAGCTAATCAACATACTAACAAAATAAAAACGTCCACCAGTGGCGGAGCATGGTTCTTTATCCCAAGTAACATTCGTTATGTTGGAACTGCTAGGAAATCATTTAAAACATGGGGCCATAATGGTCCATGTGCGAACGGAGCTGTTCAATTTACCGCTGAGGTTTCTGTGTGGGAGTATACAAAAGGAGAACACAAATTTACAACAAAGACACACGATAAATTCTTGGTACACAACCGCGAACATGACAAAGAAACAGATTATAATTACCTAATTTCAAAAGGTGGTCAACGTCATACTGCCTTTAAAACAAAAGAAGAATATCAACATTGGTTAAAAACTTTTAATGGTGTTGAAGCTGCAGAAAACAATTTCAATAGTATCGTCGTCTGGACTTACAAACAAGTCAATACTTCTATTCCGTTGGAAGAGTACCTAGCTTTGAGAAACGCTAATATTGATACAGTTCTTTGGAATGGTAAACATTATGAGTGTAAACGAGTAGTCGAAGGTACAACGGTTACAACATATATGCCTTACATGAACGATAGAATCGAAATTAATAAAATTTAG